The genomic region AAGCGGGGCTCAAAGCACCAAATATTGTCGAGACCGCGCTGGCGGCGCTCGGCCGGCAATCGGAAATCAAGGCCGTGCGAGCCTGAATGTCGTTCTGTCAAACGTCGTCGATGGTTGTTCGGGGCTGACCGTCTGCTGCTGTGAGCGGGACCAACTCCGGACCATTGCTCTCAAACCAGCGAGGACAGGAGCGTTATGCCAGAAGGCCTGACGGCGATTGCTGCTTTTTCCTTGCTGATCTGGCTTTATCTGGCGCTTTTTCACGGGCGCTACTGGCGCGCCGATCAACGCTTACCGCAAAACCCACCTGAGCTCGATCAATGGCCGGCGGTGGCCGCAATCATACCGGCACGAGACGAGGCCGATGTCATTGGCGAAACGGTCCGCTCGCTTCTGAACCAGGACTATCCGGGGAAGTTCAATGTCGTTGTCGTCGATGACCGGAGCACCGACGGGACGGCCGAAGTCGCGCAGCGCGCAGCCGACGAAATGGCCGCCCCCGACCGATTTGCCATGATCGAAGGCGCATCTCTTCCGCAAGGTTGGTCGGGCAAATTGTGGGCGCTTGATCAGGGCGTGACCTGGGCATCACAAAACCTGTCCGGCGTCGAATATTTCCTGCTCACGGATGCCGATATCGCCCACGACCGACTGGCCCTTCGCCGCCTGACTTCGAAGGCCGTGCTCGAACGTCATGACCTGGTGTCGTTGATGGTACTTTTGCATTGCAAGAATGGCATTGAGCGATTTTTGATTCCCGCCTTCGTATATTTCTTCCAGCAGTTATACCCGTTTCCCGAGGCCAACCAGCGCGGGCGCAAAGTTGCGGCAGCCGCCGGCGGCTGCATGCTGGTACGCCGACCTGCTTTGGAGCGGGTGGGCGGCATCCAGAGCATTCGCTCGGCGTTGATCGATGATTGCACGCTCGCGGCGGCGATCAAGGCGACCGGTACCATTTGGATTGGATTGGCCGAAGACTCACGCAGCATCCGTCCCTATGACGGCATTGGCGAAATCTGGGACATGGTCGCCCGGACCGCGTATACCCAGCTTCGTTACTCTCCCCTCTATTTGGTTGGGACGGTTTTCGGACTGATCGTCACCTACCTCGGCCCGGTGGTGACGATAGTCCTTGGATTGATGTTCGGCGCCGGTCAAGCTATCGCGTTCGGCGTCATCGCGTGGGCGATCATGATCATGACCTATGCACCGACCCTCAAGCTATATCGGCTGCCGTTTATCTATGGCCTCGTTCTGCCCTTCGTGGCCCTGCTATACACCGCGATGACGATTGATTCTGCGAAGCGCCACTGGGAGGGGCGTGGTGGGGCCTGGAAGGGCCGGACCTACACCAATATCGAAGGTTTTTGATGCACCGCCCCACCCTCACGCGGCCGTATCCGGGGTTCCGATATTTGGCCCGGCCCCCCACATCTGCGGGCTGGCGTTTTTGGAGACGGCGAAGTAATAAGCGGACCCTATCTCGAATCCACCAACAACATCTCGCATGATATCCGACTCCACCGGTAATAGACCCGCCGGCACCGCACCTGATCGAGAGGCGCTAGAGCATGTCCGCCGCATCACCAAGGCGTCGGGGACGTCATTCTTTTGGGCCATGCGATTGCTCACCGAAAGGCGGCGCGATGCCATGTTCGCCATTTACGCGTTCTGCCGGGAGATCGACGATATCGCCGACGAGGAGGCGCCCACGGCCGACAAGATTACCCGGTTGAACGCATGGCGTGATGAGATTGACCGGCTCTACGAGGGCCAACCCAGATTCCCAATCTCACGCGCTCTGGCCGGACCGCTTTCCGACTACAATCTCGAAAAGGCCGATTTTCTGGCATTGATCGAAGGCATGGAAATGGACGCAACCCGAACGGTATGCGCCCCCACCATGGCCGAGTTGGAATATTACTGCGATCGCGTCGCCTGCGCCGTCGGACGGTTGTCGGTTAAGGCCTTTGGCGCGACTGAACCCGAGGCCGTAGACGTTGCATTCGCGCTCGGTCAGGCACTGCAACTTACGAATATCCTAAGAGACCCCCTCGAGGACGCGGAACGGGATCGCCTGTATCTGCCGTCCGAGCTCTTGCTGAAACACGGGATTGGGTCGCGGGACCCGCGTACGGTCCTATCCCACCCTAGTTTGCCCGATGTCTGTCGGGATTTGGCCGACGTCGCCGATCGAAGATTCGACGAGGCCGATGCGGCTTTAGCAAAATGCGCCCGCCAACCCATGCGGCCGGCGATCGTCATGAAGGAGATTTACCATCGTTATCTCGAAAAACTCATGGCCGGCGGCTGGCGAGACCTGAGTTACCGAGGGTCCCTGTCCGGGCCGGAGAAGTTGTGGATTGGATTGCGGTACGGATTGCTTTAGCGGGCTGCTGATCGATGACCAGGGTCCACATCATTGGTGCCGGTTTGGCCGGACTTGCAGCCGCAACCCGGTTGTCTCGTCACGGCCATGACGTCACGGTCTATGAGGCGGCGGGGCACGCCGGCGGGCGCTGCCGGTCCTACCACGATGACGTACTCGGCATTGAAATCGACAACGGCAACCACCTGCTGCTCAGCGGCAATCATGCCGCGATGGACTTCCTCGACGAGGTCGGTAGTCGCGGGACCCTCTTCGCGAGTGAACGCGCGGCGTTTCCCTTCGTGGACTTCGCCGACGACGCGAGATGGACCATCCGCCCCAACCGGGGCCGCCTTCCATGGTGGGTGTTGTCGCCGCGCATGCGCGTGCCGAATACGACCGCGGCCGATTATTTCCGCGCCTTGCGATTACGAAGTGTCGACGAAAATGAGACCGTTGCCGAGGTTTTCGATCCGCAACAACCCTCATTCCGGCGATTTTGGGAACCGCTGACGGTTGCCATCCTGAACGCGCGCGCGGACGAGGCGGCGGCGTCCCTGCTATGGCCCGTACTTAAGGAGACCTTCGGTCGCGGCGAACAGGCTTGCCGAGCCTGCATCGCTCGAACCGGGCTGTCCAATAGCTTTGCGAGGCCTGCGGTTTCGGCGCTCAAATCTCGCGGACGGGCCGTTCATTTCAATGCCCGCCTCCGCGAGGTCGAGAAAACGGAGAATCGGCTCGGCACTCTGAGGTTTTCGAAAGAAGACATCGAAGTTACCGGCGGCGATAGCGTCATTCTTGCCGTTACACCCTCGGTCGCGGCCTCTCTGCTTCCTGACCTGACTGTGCCGGTCGGGAGCCGCTCCATTGCCAATGCTCATTTTCACCTGGAAGACGACGCGCTGTCGCTCAACGACATTCCCTTCCTCGGCATCATCGGCGGCACCGCTGAATGGCTTTTTGTACGGGATCGCGTTGTCTCTGTCACCGTAAGCGCTGCCGAGCATGTCATTGATTTGGATGGTGAAAGTCTGGCCACGCGCCTTTGGAATGATGTCACCCGCGCGCTCGACCTGGTGGACATGGCAATTCCGCCCTATCGGATCGTCAAGGAAAAGCGCGCAACTTTCGCCCAGACGCCGTCGAACATCGGTCGCCGGCCGGGGCCGGTTACCGCGCTGAGCAACGTGTTTCTCGCCGGCGACTGGACAAATACTGGGTTGCCGGCAACCATCGAGGGCGCCATCCGCAGCGGCAATGCCGCAGCCGTGGCGGTGATCGCAAAAACTTGATGAAATCCTTGATTTTGCGGCCAAATATAGGCACATAGGATGATCGTGAAGGGGTCATTGGCGACTGAAGGCGCCGATGGGGACAATTATGACCTATTATCAGGGATGACAGCGTTGGCGATGCAAAGCGCAGCGGCCTATGAAGCAATGCGCCGCCCTGCGGACGATCTGGATTCGGTCGACCGGACTGTCGCCGAGGTTCGATCGGCATTCCATGATATCCAAGCTTCGGATGGACATTGGCTCTATGAGCTTGAGGCGGATGCGACGATTCCATCCGAATACGTCATGCTTGAGCACTATCTCGACGAAATCGACGATGCGCTCGAGCACAAGATTGCGGTCTACCTGCGCGACGGCCAAGGCGAGCACGGCGGGTGGCCCTTGTTCTATGGCGGTGACTTCAATATCAGCGCGACCGTGAAGGCCTACTACGCACTCAAGCTTATCGGCGATGACATCGACGCCCCGCATATGCGGCGGGCCCGGGAAGCCGTGCTGGCACGGGGCGGGGCCGCACGCGCCAATGTCTTCACGCGCTTTGCCCTCGCCCTGTTCGATCAGATCCCGTGGTGCGGCACGCCGGTGATGCCGGTGGAAATCATGCACCTGCCGAGCTGGTTCCCGTTCCACCTCGATAAGGTCTCATATTGGTCACGAGCGGTGATCGCCCCGTTGCTCGTGCTCACCGCGCTCAAACCCAAGGCTCGAAACCCGCGCGGCATTCACATTCAAGAGTTGTTCGTCACGCCGCCCGCAGAGGAGAAGACCTGGAACCTCAATCCGACCGGCGCCTGGGTCGGCGAGTTCTTCCTGCTGCTCGATCGTGCATTGCAGAAAGTCGAGCCGCATTTCCCGAAGGGGCCAAGAAAAAGAGCAATCCAGAAGGCAGTGGATTTCTTCGCCGAACGCCTCAACGGCGAGGATGGCCTCGGCGCCATCTACCCGGCGATGGCCAACAGCGTCATGGCCCTTGATGCCCTCGGCTATCCCAAGGATCACCCAGACCTCATCATTGCGAAGAAATCGATCAAGAATCTGCTCGTTGAATTCGAAGACCGCGCCTATTGCCAACCTTGTGTGTCGCCGATTTGGGACACCTCCCTCGCCGCCCATGCAATGTTGGAGGCGGGCGACAGTGGACGCGGCGACGCCACCGGACGCGCGCTCGATTGGCTCAGAGATCGTCAAATACTGGATGTGGTTGGCGACTGGGCCGCGCAGCGCCCCGATCTGCGACCGGGCGGCTGGGCGTTTCAGTATTGGAATGATCACTACCCTGATGTCGATGACTCGGCTGTGGTGGCGCTCGCGCTGCACCGTGCCGACCCCGATCGCTACAAGGAATCGATCGACCGCGCTGCCGAATGGGTGCTCGGCATGCAGTCTGCAAATGGGGGCTGGGGCGCGTTCGATGCAGATAACGAACACTACAAGCTCAATTCTATTCCGTTTGCCGACCACGGGGCGCTTCTCGATCCGCCGACCTCCGATGTGACGGCACGCTGCTTGGGCATGCTGGCGCAGCTCGGCTATACACGCGACCATCCCGCCGTGGCCAAGGCGGTCGACTTCCTGATACGCGAACAGGAAGAGGATGGATCATGGTTCGGCAGATGGGGCACCAACTACGTTTATGGGACCTGGTCTGTTCTTTGCGCCTTGAACGCGATCGGCGAGGACCCCAACCAGCCCTATCTTCAAAAGACGATCGCCTGGCTGCGCGGCCAACAGGGCGAGGACGGCGGCTGGGGCGAGGACGGCGCCACCTATTGGGCAGATCGGCGAGGGGATTGCAAGGAGAGCACGCCGTCGCAGACCGCCTGGGCGCTGATGGCGCTGATGGCAATGGGTGAAGTCGATAGCGAGACGGTAAAACGCGGCGTCGATTTCCTCATGACGGCACCCCGACAAGGCACCAAGTGGGACGAGCAATGGTACACCGCGGTCGGATTCCCGCGGGTGTTCTATCTCCGCTACCATGGCTACAGCGCGTACTTCCCACTGTGGGCGTTGGCCCGTTATCGCAACCTTCGCCGGGCGAACGATAAGTCGGTCGCCTACGGCATGTAGCAACCTACCGTCCGCCTCGATCGGTCATGAATATCGGTGTCATCACCGGTATGGTTATCGAGGCTCGTTGTTTCGGCGCGGAACCCGCAAATTTAACGATCGAAGTCACCGGCGCGGACCGAAACCGTACCCGTGACGCATGCCAGAAACTGTGCCGGGCAGGTGTAGAATCGCTGCTGAGTTTCGGGTTGGCCGGCGGTCTAGACCCCAGGTTCGAACCGGGTGACCTCATCATTGCCGATTCGGTGATCGGAAGTGGTGGCGCGCGACACGAAACCGAATCGCGATGCCGTCCCATATTGTCCGCAAACGCCAAGGGTATATTGCCCTATCAGATTGCGCCCATCATCGGCAGCGCGGTGGCAATTCGGACAAAGGAAGAAAAGGCCGAGCTCTACCGCAAGTACGGCGCCGCCGCGGTCGATATGGAGAGCGACATCGTCGCCGAAATGGCAACCGCTTCGAGCTTGCCGTTCGTGGTCGTGCGAGCGGTGGCGGATGCAGCCGACTGTCAGGTTCCCGATGCGGCGATCGTTGGTCTTGGCGAAGATGGAAGAACCCGGCCGTTTTCGGTCATGGGATCACTGATCACCCGCCCAAGCGAGCTGTTACCGCTCATCAAACTGGCCTTGGGAACGCGGCGTGCACTGGCCGCCCTGCGGCTCGCCGCGCCACTTATTCAGGAAGCGATGCGCACTCCGGAAGGGTGAGGTTCGCGATATTCACCCATCGGCGCAACGAATCGTCGGAGCATCGGCATAGCGCGCCGGACCCCATTGGGGGCCGTTATGCTGCGTGGCTTCGATCCGTCCCCGACGCCGCCTCGGCTTCCGATTCCGTCGCATGAGCCTCATCGAGGAACTTCTCGACATGGCGAGAGAATACGTACTCGGCCGGGCGCTGCTCTTCGAGAGAAATCTCAGGTGCCATCGGCCCTTCCGTGCGCACACCGCGAAGAGCCACGCCGAGCGCCCTCAGCGAATGACGAATGGTGTCATTGACCGCGGTGGGCTCATAGCCGCAATGGACCATGCAATTTGCACATTTCTCGTAGTTACCCGTGCCGTACTGGTCCCACGCCGTTTCTTCCATGAGCTGCTTGAAGGTAGGCACATAGCCCTCGCCGAGCAGATAACACGGCTTCTGCCAGCCGAACACGTTGCGAGTAGGATTACCCCAGGGAGTGCAATGGTATTCTTGATTGCCGGCCAAGAAATCGAGGAACATCGACGACTGACTAAACCGCCATTTGACGTCGCGCTCGCGCCCCTTGCGGAAGACGTCCCTGAACAAAGTCTTCGTCTTCTGCCGCGACAGGAAATGCTCCTGATCCGGCGCGCGTTCGTAGGCATAGCCGGGCGAGACGGTAATGCCCTCCACACCGAGATCGTTCGCGAAGTCGAAAAACGAGGCGATGTCATCGGCGGTGACGCCGTCAAATACGGTAGTGTTGACGTTGACCCGGAAACCCCGATCGCGCGCCGCCTTGATCGCCTTGACCGCCTTCTCGAACACGCCCTTCTGGTTTACCGCACGGTCGTGCTCTTCCTCCAAACCGTCGAGATGCACGGAGAATGTGAGGTATTGGCTCGGCTTGAACAGGTCGAGCTTCTTCCCGAGCAACAGGGCATTGGTGCACAAATAGACAAACTTCTTCCGCGCGACGATGCCTTCGACGATCTGGTCGATTTCCTTGTGAATGAGCGGCTCGCCCCCGGGAATCGAGACGATCGGGGCTTCGCACTCGTCGACGGCATCGAGGCACTCCCGAACGCTCAAGCGACGATTGAGGATCGCGTCGGGATAGTCGATTTTTCCGCATCCAGGACAAGCCAGATTGCATCGGAACAAGGGCTCAAGCATGAGCACGAGGGGATAACGTTTGTTTCCCAAAACATGCTGCTTGACGATATAAGCGCCGACACGAACTTGCTGTATCAAAGGAACCGCCACAATATCACCTACTAAGATTAACGCGTTTAACCAATTGGCCCGGCAAAAGGAAAACCGAATCTCCGGTCTACAAGACCGATCTACATCGCTACGTCGCGAAGTTCTTCGGGCAGTTTGAACTGGACGTTTTCCTGGATCCCATCGAGCACCTCGACATCGATACCGGTGTCCAAGGCGCGCAATCGTCCTATCAGTTCCTGCACCAAGTCCTCTGGTGCCGATGCGCCGGCCGTTATCCCGACCGCGTCCGCACCCTTCAACCACGCCGGGTCGAGCGCCGCCGCGTCATCGATGAGATAGCTTGGCACGCCCATTTCGGTACCGATCTCGCGCAGCCGATTCGAGTTCGAGCTGTTCTGGGCGCCGACAACGAGAATGACATCGACCTCGCGCGCGAGTTCCCGGACCGCGGCCTGCCGATTCTGCGTGGCATAGCAGATATCCTTGACATCGGGTCCGACGATTTTCGGGAAGCGAACTTTGAGTGCCTCGATAACCTCCCGCGTGTCATCGACACTCAATGTCGTCTGGGTAACGTAGGAGAGCTTGGAGGGATCCGATACCTCCAACGTCGTCACATCTTGCGGCGTCGAAACGAGATGCACCTTTCCCGGGATCCGTCCCATCGTTCCTTCGACTTCGGGATGGCCCTCGTGGCCGATCAGGACGACTTCGTAGTCTTTTTCCGCGTAGCGTTGCCCCTCTTTGTGCACTTTGGCAACCAACGGGCATGTTGCATCGATTACCGGCAGGCTTCGCTCACGTGCCGTATCCTCGACCCGTTGCGATACGCCATGGGCGCTGAAGACCGTGATTGCTCCCTTCGGAACTTCGTTCAATTCCTCGACAAAAACGGCGCCTTTCGCCTTCAGGTCCTCGACGACACGTTTGTTGTGAACGATTTCGTGGCGCACATAAACGGGCGGTCCGTAAAGGCGGATAGCGCGTTCGACGATCTCGATCGCACGCTCGACCCCGGCGCAAAAGCCTCTCGGCTGAGCAAGAATAACCCGCATAACCATCCCCTCACCCGTCCGAATCGTGCGATCCGGAATGGAAAAAAGTCACTGCTCTTGCGGCGGCCGACTGAAACAGCCGCGAATGAACGTGATCAAATTCTTATGCGTCTAGTGACTACCACGAATGAGGCCAAGACACCAATGGAATCACGCGTCCTAAAGCCTTCAACCGCTTCACTTTTCTGCAAAATTTCATCAAAATTCGGTTTCGCCGGGTTTGCCGTCAAACCCATCGGCCAGGAATATTGTGCACTGCAACAAAAAGGTCAAGCGAAGATTTGCAACGAGACGGAACCGCCAGTCGGGGACCGCGTCTCTGGCCCGCCGGCGTGCCAATGCGCCCGCACTCGTGGGACAGCCCAATGGGCCCGGTTCGAAACAGCGGGAGGTGGACAACAATTATGGCACCTGTCTATGCTCCCGCGGTCCCGGCACCCTGATTGCCACGAAAGACGGATTTTGCACCGGTTTCAAGTGATAGCGCTGGCAATCGGCCTTGCAGCGGCGGTTGCCGTAATCGGGGTTTACGGTTTTTCAGACATCTCCGCGGCCGTTTTCTCGGCCGGGTGGGGCATCGTTTGGCTGGTCGGCTACCATGCGCTGCCACTTTTCGCCGACGCGATGGGATGGGCCACGCTGATCCGGCAGCGCCCGGCGCCATCCTTCGGCATGCTGTATCTGATCCGTTGGATTAGCGAATCCGTCAACAATCTCATGCCGGTGGCCCAGGTCGGCGGTGAATTCGTCAGGGCCAGGCTGGCGCAAAAAGAAGGCTGCCGCGGTGCCGAAGCCGGTGCCTCGGTCGTAATCGACGTCACCATGGGACTGTTTGCCCTGATGGCCTTCTCATTAATCGGCGTGGCGCTCTTGGTATGGAAGATCGAGGCTAACGACCAGATTTTCTCGATCGTTGTCGGCGTCTTGATTTTCTTCGCTCTCATTCTTGGATTCTACTTCGCGCAGCGTGCCGGGATGATCGGCCGTGCCGGCGAGCTCACCGCCCGCATCGGAGGTTTGGTCGGGACGGACCGCCTGACAAATTTGGTTGGCGGAACCCGGCGCCTTGATGATGCCTTGCATGCAATCTATCGCCAACGCGCACGCCTCGCCTCATGCGCCGCCCTTCGCCTGGCATCGTTCGTCATTGGCTCCGGTGAGGTATGGATCGGTCTGAATCTCCTTGGCTACCCTGGCGGAATTGCAGACGCTGTCATCATAAACGCCATTACCATGGCAGTGCGAAGCGCGGCCTTCGCTATACCCGGGGGCCTCGGCGCCCAAGAGGGCGGTTTCTTGATCGTCGGTACAATGCTCGGGCTATCGCCAGAAATTTCTTTGGCACTGGCGTTGCTGCGACGAGTTCGGGAGATCTTGTTCGGCGTTCCTGGGCTGGCAATTTGGTGGTTGCTGGAAAACCGTACCTATGGTCACGCCGGCGACAGCGCTAGAGACTGATTCGCCACGTGGTTCCACACCGGCAGCAGGTCTTGCCGCAACACATCCGACCACGATGGCCAAGTCAATTCCACGTTTTGGCGGGCTCTTTCAGCCATCTGACGGCGACGCTCGACATCGCAGCCGAGGCTCTTTATTGCATCCGCCCATGTCCGCGGTTCGATTTCATCGACCAAGAGGCCGTCATGTTGGTGTCGCGCAACCATCGCATTTGAACCGCCACGAGACGAAACTATGATTGGCAGGCCACTGGCTTTGGCTTCGACGACGACATTCGGCGTCAGCTCGGTCGTCGACGGGAACACGAACAAATCGGCGCTCGCATAGACAACGCGCAGATCGGCTTGACTGAGCGGACCCGGTAAGGTTGCCCTTTCGCCGAGCACGTCCCGAACTGCGCCCCGTTGGGAGCCACGCCCAATGAACATGGCGTGGATCGGGAGCCCCTCATCGACGAGAAGGCGTACCGCTCGCGCTAGCACCATTGCGTTCTTACTCGCATCCACCCGACCGACATAGAGTACCAGCAGCTGATCTGGAGAAATCCCGAAGCGTTCGCGGATCACCGCACGATCGCGCCATTTCGGATGAAAATAATCCTTATCGATACCGCGCCGGAGTCGACCGACGCGAGACTCCGGCAGCAAT from Alphaproteobacteria bacterium harbors:
- a CDS encoding NAD(P)-binding protein yields the protein MTRVHIIGAGLAGLAAATRLSRHGHDVTVYEAAGHAGGRCRSYHDDVLGIEIDNGNHLLLSGNHAAMDFLDEVGSRGTLFASERAAFPFVDFADDARWTIRPNRGRLPWWVLSPRMRVPNTTAADYFRALRLRSVDENETVAEVFDPQQPSFRRFWEPLTVAILNARADEAAASLLWPVLKETFGRGEQACRACIARTGLSNSFARPAVSALKSRGRAVHFNARLREVEKTENRLGTLRFSKEDIEVTGGDSVILAVTPSVAASLLPDLTVPVGSRSIANAHFHLEDDALSLNDIPFLGIIGGTAEWLFVRDRVVSVTVSAAEHVIDLDGESLATRLWNDVTRALDLVDMAIPPYRIVKEKRATFAQTPSNIGRRPGPVTALSNVFLAGDWTNTGLPATIEGAIRSGNAAAVAVIAKT
- the shc gene encoding squalene--hopene cyclase, encoding MTALAMQSAAAYEAMRRPADDLDSVDRTVAEVRSAFHDIQASDGHWLYELEADATIPSEYVMLEHYLDEIDDALEHKIAVYLRDGQGEHGGWPLFYGGDFNISATVKAYYALKLIGDDIDAPHMRRAREAVLARGGAARANVFTRFALALFDQIPWCGTPVMPVEIMHLPSWFPFHLDKVSYWSRAVIAPLLVLTALKPKARNPRGIHIQELFVTPPAEEKTWNLNPTGAWVGEFFLLLDRALQKVEPHFPKGPRKRAIQKAVDFFAERLNGEDGLGAIYPAMANSVMALDALGYPKDHPDLIIAKKSIKNLLVEFEDRAYCQPCVSPIWDTSLAAHAMLEAGDSGRGDATGRALDWLRDRQILDVVGDWAAQRPDLRPGGWAFQYWNDHYPDVDDSAVVALALHRADPDRYKESIDRAAEWVLGMQSANGGWGAFDADNEHYKLNSIPFADHGALLDPPTSDVTARCLGMLAQLGYTRDHPAVAKAVDFLIREQEEDGSWFGRWGTNYVYGTWSVLCALNAIGEDPNQPYLQKTIAWLRGQQGEDGGWGEDGATYWADRRGDCKESTPSQTAWALMALMAMGEVDSETVKRGVDFLMTAPRQGTKWDEQWYTAVGFPRVFYLRYHGYSAYFPLWALARYRNLRRANDKSVAYGM
- a CDS encoding flippase-like domain-containing protein produces the protein MESRVLKPSTASLFCKISSKFGFAGFAVKPIGQEYCALQQKGQAKICNETEPPVGDRVSGPPACQCARTRGTAQWARFETAGGGQQLWHLSMLPRSRHPDCHERRILHRFQVIALAIGLAAAVAVIGVYGFSDISAAVFSAGWGIVWLVGYHALPLFADAMGWATLIRQRPAPSFGMLYLIRWISESVNNLMPVAQVGGEFVRARLAQKEGCRGAEAGASVVIDVTMGLFALMAFSLIGVALLVWKIEANDQIFSIVVGVLIFFALILGFYFAQRAGMIGRAGELTARIGGLVGTDRLTNLVGGTRRLDDALHAIYRQRARLASCAALRLASFVIGSGEVWIGLNLLGYPGGIADAVIINAITMAVRSAAFAIPGGLGAQEGGFLIVGTMLGLSPEISLALALLRRVREILFGVPGLAIWWLLENRTYGHAGDSARD
- the ispH gene encoding 4-hydroxy-3-methylbut-2-enyl diphosphate reductase, whose protein sequence is MVMRVILAQPRGFCAGVERAIEIVERAIRLYGPPVYVRHEIVHNKRVVEDLKAKGAVFVEELNEVPKGAITVFSAHGVSQRVEDTARERSLPVIDATCPLVAKVHKEGQRYAEKDYEVVLIGHEGHPEVEGTMGRIPGKVHLVSTPQDVTTLEVSDPSKLSYVTQTTLSVDDTREVIEALKVRFPKIVGPDVKDICYATQNRQAAVRELAREVDVILVVGAQNSSNSNRLREIGTEMGVPSYLIDDAAALDPAWLKGADAVGITAGASAPEDLVQELIGRLRALDTGIDVEVLDGIQENVQFKLPEELRDVAM
- a CDS encoding glycosyltransferase, translating into MPEGLTAIAAFSLLIWLYLALFHGRYWRADQRLPQNPPELDQWPAVAAIIPARDEADVIGETVRSLLNQDYPGKFNVVVVDDRSTDGTAEVAQRAADEMAAPDRFAMIEGASLPQGWSGKLWALDQGVTWASQNLSGVEYFLLTDADIAHDRLALRRLTSKAVLERHDLVSLMVLLHCKNGIERFLIPAFVYFFQQLYPFPEANQRGRKVAAAAGGCMLVRRPALERVGGIQSIRSALIDDCTLAAAIKATGTIWIGLAEDSRSIRPYDGIGEIWDMVARTAYTQLRYSPLYLVGTVFGLIVTYLGPVVTIVLGLMFGAGQAIAFGVIAWAIMIMTYAPTLKLYRLPFIYGLVLPFVALLYTAMTIDSAKRHWEGRGGAWKGRTYTNIEGF
- the hpnH gene encoding adenosyl-hopene transferase HpnH; this encodes MAVPLIQQVRVGAYIVKQHVLGNKRYPLVLMLEPLFRCNLACPGCGKIDYPDAILNRRLSVRECLDAVDECEAPIVSIPGGEPLIHKEIDQIVEGIVARKKFVYLCTNALLLGKKLDLFKPSQYLTFSVHLDGLEEEHDRAVNQKGVFEKAVKAIKAARDRGFRVNVNTTVFDGVTADDIASFFDFANDLGVEGITVSPGYAYERAPDQEHFLSRQKTKTLFRDVFRKGRERDVKWRFSQSSMFLDFLAGNQEYHCTPWGNPTRNVFGWQKPCYLLGEGYVPTFKQLMEETAWDQYGTGNYEKCANCMVHCGYEPTAVNDTIRHSLRALGVALRGVRTEGPMAPEISLEEQRPAEYVFSRHVEKFLDEAHATESEAEAASGTDRSHAA
- a CDS encoding glycosyltransferase, producing the protein MPDPSVKSPTIRVGALVDLHLSELAGGHVKCWERLAEAAAQFSDYLDLTVHFSGDRDERRIVASNVRFVIHRPVLSTARVPFLGDTPDHTDLAPRHAGLRRQLPNYDVIHATDAYFAFAKTARAYAHRRGVPLVSSTHTDTPKYTSIFTRSMVERLAGPGYVGRYLLDRLEVHERAAASMSAALDSYISASTYVLASSDADHRRALKLLPESRVGRLRRGIDKDYFHPKWRDRAVIRERFGISPDQLLVLYVGRVDASKNAMVLARAVRLLVDEGLPIHAMFIGRGSQRGAVRDVLGERATLPGPLSQADLRVVYASADLFVFPSTTELTPNVVVEAKASGLPIIVSSRGGSNAMVARHQHDGLLVDEIEPRTWADAIKSLGCDVERRRQMAERARQNVELTWPSWSDVLRQDLLPVWNHVANQSLALSPA
- the hpnD gene encoding presqualene diphosphate synthase HpnD (HpnD is found regularly in a locus responsible for the biosynthesis of squalene from farnesyl diphosphate, and is now recognized to function as a presqualene diphosphate synthase (EC 2.5.1.103).) — protein: MISDSTGNRPAGTAPDREALEHVRRITKASGTSFFWAMRLLTERRRDAMFAIYAFCREIDDIADEEAPTADKITRLNAWRDEIDRLYEGQPRFPISRALAGPLSDYNLEKADFLALIEGMEMDATRTVCAPTMAELEYYCDRVACAVGRLSVKAFGATEPEAVDVAFALGQALQLTNILRDPLEDAERDRLYLPSELLLKHGIGSRDPRTVLSHPSLPDVCRDLADVADRRFDEADAALAKCARQPMRPAIVMKEIYHRYLEKLMAGGWRDLSYRGSLSGPEKLWIGLRYGLL